GGAAAATGCCTCGAGCAGGTCCTCCGAGGATTCCTGCTGCAGCGCGCCATGGCGGCGAAAGTCAATGACTTCCTCCGATGCAGAGCCGGTGCGCATGGCCATGACGTTGACACCGCCAAGGTCCATGAGCAGCATTTCGTGGCCAAAGACGTTGCCTGCCACGATGTCTTTCGGCGACGCACCATTCGATGCCGCCCCGCGCGCCCACTCATCCTCGAGGTACTCATCAGATTTGAGGAACTCGAAGTTCTTGGCCTCCGCCCAGCTGCGCCGCTCGCGCTTGAACGCGCCCGGCAGCACCAGCCGCGCGTGATGCTCCGGCTCAGGCTTCGGCGCTGGTTCTGGCTCCGGAGTTGGCTCAGGTTCGAGTTCGGGCGCTGGCGCAGGTTCCGGTTCTGGTTCTGCGGTGAGCTCGGGCGCGGGCTCAGGCTCTAACGCGGGCTCTGATGCCAGTTCTGGGGTGGGAGCTACTGATTGAGACTCGGGCGCAGGTTCTAGCTCTGGGGCGGGCTGCTCCTGCTTGCTGGCAGCGCGCCACAAGACCACGGCCGCTGCGGCCGTGGCGAGGGAGAGAAGGAGAAGTACTGTAGCCATCGCCTTCCCACTTTACTGCGTGGGTGGGGATTAGACGTTGAGCGCCGTGCGGTCGCCGCGTTCCACCGGGTTTGATGGGTCCGCAGACCACTGGGACCAGCCGCCGACATAGTGGCGAGCACCAGTCAGACCAACCCACTCCATCGCGGCCAGCGCTAGGGCTGAGTGGTTGCCGGAGCCGGAGTAGACAATCGCGTCCTTGACATTGTCCGCGGTGATGCCAGCCTGGTTGAAGACCTCGAGGATTTCTTCCTTCGTCTTCCAGGTGCGGTCCGGGTGGTGCAGGTTGCGCTCAGGTACGTTGACCGCGCCCGGGATGTGCCCGGCCTTGAGGTCAAGGTTTTCACGGCGACCAGCAAAGCGGTTGGCTTCGCGGGTGTCAATGAGCAGGCCGGAGTGGTTCTTTACATCATTGAAGTTCGCGACCATGTGATGCTGCGGGTTTACCACCTGGTCGGATTCGACGGAGATATTGCCCGGACCAGTGAGCGTTGGCAGCTTATTGCGGCGCCAATTCGCCATTCCGCCATCGAGGATATGCACGTTCTTAACGCCAGCCCAGCGCAGAATCCACCAGGTGCGGCCGGCAAAAAGGCCACGGCCTTCGTCATAGACAATCACCGGGCGGTCGCGGCGCAGACCCCAGTTATCAAAGTGCTTCTGCAAAAGCTTCGGATCTGGCATCGGGTTACGGCCATCGCGCGAGCCCGGAAGACCCGCGAGCGCGCCGGCGGTGTCACAGTATTGCGCGGTTGGAATGTGCAGGGACTGGAATTGTTGTTCGCCGTCATATTCGCTAGTTCCCCACAGCGAGGCTAGCAAGGTGTAGCGCTGACCTTGATGAATTGCTTCATTGAGGGCTTGCGGAGATACCAAAATACTCATGCAGCTCATTCTATAGTGCCTGGCTTCATCAGGCAGTGGTTAACAAGTGGACGACAAGCGGATGACAAATGTCATGGCGATGGGTGAAACCACGCCCTACCGGAGGCACCTGCGTGGCAGCAGAATTAAAGCCATGACATCAACAACACAATCACAGCAAGTCTTGCAGGTACACAACCTGAACAAGACCTATAAAACTGGAAAATCTGAACTCAAAGCAGTGGATAATCTCAACTTCCACCTCAACCGCGGCGAGGTCTACGGATTGCTCGGCACCAATGGCGCCGGCAAAACCACCACGCTGGAAATCATCGAAGGTCTCTCTCGCGCAAGCTCCGGCGAGGTCGCCGTCTTCGGCAAAGACCCCATCACCCACCGCAGCGAGGTCCGCCCGGAAATGGGCATCATGCTGCAATCCGGTGGCCTGCCCAGCCAGCTCACCGTCAAAGAGACACTGACCATGTGGCAAGGCACATGCACCCATCCCCTCGAAGTGGAGGACGTGCTTGGGAAGGTGGGAATGGAGCATCGGCAAGCAGTGCGCGTTGGCGTGCTATCTGGCGGCGAACAGCGCCGACTGGATCTTGCCTGTGCCCTGATTTCCAACCCTTCGTTGTTGTTTCTGGATGAGCCGACTACCGGCTTAGACCCGGAGTCGCGGCGCAATGTGTGGAAGCTGCTGCTGGATTTAAAGGCCCAGGGAGTGACCATGGTGCTAACCACCCACTACCTGGAGGAAGCCGAGATTCTGTGCGACCGCATCGCGATTATGGACCAAGGTGTGGTGGCAGCCGAAGGCACCTTGGATGAACTGGTGGCGCGGGTGTCGTCTGAAATCGAGTTCACCGCTGATAAAGCCCCGGCTGTTGAGCGAGCAACGTTGCTCAGCGATGGCTCAAAGCACCTCATCTCCACCGACAACCTGGTGGGCGATACCTGGAAAGTCTTGAACTGGGCGCGTGAGAACGACGTGGAACTGCGCGGCTTCTCCGCCCGGCCAGCGACGTTGGAAAAAGTCTTTCTATCCATCGCAGACCAAGAAATTGCTTAAGGAGCAGCTCATGAAATTCTCCCGATATTTTGCACTAGCCAAGGCCGAGACCACTCAGTTTCTGCGCAACAAGACCTTGTTATCGATGGGCCTGATTTTTCCCATCGGTATCGGTCTAATCTCGCAGCAGCTCGCCCAAGGCGGCGAGGACCGTCTGGTGGCGGCAACCTCGATGGAAGTCTTCTTCCTCATTACTTTGATGTTCGTGCAGTACTACTCGGTACTGTCCATGGCAACGACCCGGCGCGACGAGCGGGTGCTCAAACGCCTGCGCACCGGTGAAGCACGCGATGGCGAGATTATGCTGGCGATTTCCACGCCCGGCGTGCTGCTGTCAGTGATTTTGACGGCGCTGATGATTGCGGTGCTCGCCGTGCAGGCCGGTGAGATGCCGAATTCGACGCTGCTGCTGTTTGTTGGTTTGGCGCTGGGACTTGTGATTTCGACGGCGCTGGCATTTTTGACCAGCCGCATGACCTCGAACGCGGAAGCAGCGCAGATGACGTCGCTGCCGGTGATGGTGCTGGCCATGTTGTCACAGTCACCGCTGCTGGCAATCTTGCCGGAACGCGCGCGAGAGATTTTGGAATTCACGCCTTTCGCACTGATTGGGCAGGTGTCTTTCATCGACTGGGCTGGCGCGCCGCTAACGGAGCTGACGTCCGGTGGCGAAATCGCTGAGGGCTTCGCGGTCTTTGGCGCTGCCGGCATACAGATTGCGGCGCTGGCAGTGTGGGCAGTCGTGCTTTCTGGGCTGTCGGTACGGTTCATGAAGTGGGAAACCAACCGTTAAAGCAACTTTTACAAACTTGCTTTAACGGTTAGAAGAAAACTTGCTTTAACAGTTGGAAGAAGAGCACTAGGTAGCATGATTTTATGACTCAACTAATCCCGCAGTGGGTTGCGCGCATGGATAGCACGGAACGGTTCCAGGCTTATATGCGCGTCTCGCTGCATGTGTCCGTGGCGTTTTTGGCCGTGGTGCTGATAGTTCCGGCACTGTGGGAACCGCAGCCACTGTGGTTGACGGTCGCTGTGTTGGTTGTAACCGCAGCGAATCTAGTGCTGGTGCTGTGGTCCGTAGAGGAGTTGCCGGGGATTTCGCGGGAGCCTTCCGGGCGCTGGCCGCAACTGCGCCGGTGGGGCTTTGCCGCAGGTGTTGCCACGCTCGTGGTGTACGCCGGGCTGACGTGGTTGGTTGAGGTGGAGTCACCGGTGATGCTTGCCTCCGGGCTGGTGTCCGTGTTTTGTCTAGCCATGATTTACACCCCTACCCTGCGCTTTGGGCTGTGGATAACGGTGGCATTGGGTCTAGTTGGCGGATATCTGTTTCAGCTATCAACGTTTGCGGTGCCACTTGCCATCGCAGCGTTCACCGTGGTGCTGTGGGCAGCGGGCAAAATTACGCTGTGGTCAGTGCAGGTGGTCAATGAGCTCGACCGCAGCAGGGATTTGGAATCCCAGGTGCGCGTTAATCAGGAGCGGCTGCGTTTTGCCCAAGAGTTGCACGATAGTTTGGGCCAGCACCTAGCAGCGATGTCACTGAAGACGCAGCTGGCGCTGTCGCTCTACAAACGCGGTGATGGCCAAGTTGAGGAAGAGCTACGCGACTTGGAGGGTCTGATTCGGCTCACGCGCAAGGATTTGAATCAGGTGGTCTCTGGTTACCGCGAGGTATCGGTGGAAGATGAGATTGTCTCCGCCGGCAAGGTGCTTCGCGCCGCGGGAGTTGAAGTTCGCGTGAGCGGCGATGCCACGCAGGTTCCGCCGCACGTGCAAGAGACCGTGGCGTGGTTTATCAGAGAATCCGCGACGAACGTGCTCAAACATTCGCGCGCGACGTGGACGGAGATTTCCGTAGGGGCAGCGCAGGTGCGGGTGGTTAATGATGGGGCGCCGGAGAACATCGGCAAGCTGGGCGGGACCAGGCCGTTGCAACAACGCGCGCTGGAATTTGATGGCAGCATTGAGCTGCGCAACCGCAATGGCCAGTTCGCAGCCGTGATGACGTGGCAATAAGGAAGAAGGATGCCTGATGATTCAGCTGGTGATTGTTGATGATGAACAGCTCATCGCGTCGTCCATGGCCACGCTTTTGAGCCTGGAAGAAGACTTGGATGTGCCGCGAACCTTTCCCTCTGGAGAGGCAGTCCTGGAATGGTGGCGCAAGCAAGTCACCATCCGGGAGGAAGTACCGGATGTGCTGGTGACGGATCTCAACCTTGGGGGAATCGATGGGATTGAGGTCGCGCAGCAAATCGGGGCGCTCTCGCCGAAGACGGCGCTGGTGATTGTGACCAGCCATTCGCGGCCGCTGCTACTGAAGAAAGCGCTGGCGACGGGCGTGCAAGGATTTTTGCCCAAGACCGCGTCGGCGGAAGAATTCGCGGCGGCCGTGCGCACGGTGCATGGCGGCGGGCGCTACATCGATCCGGAGCTGGCAGCGATGACCATTACCGCGTCCGATAGCCCGCTGACTGAACGCGAAGCCGAAGTAGTCAACGCCGCGGGCCAGGGTGGATCGGTGGAAGAAATTGCGCAGCTGGTGTTCCTCGCACCGGGCACAACAAGGAACTATTTGTCTTCAGCCATGACAAAAATCGGCGCGCAGAACCGTTTTGAGGCGTTTCTGCGCGCGCGAGAAAAAGTCTGGATTTAGGCGGTGGACAGGATCAATGCTTCGCCGTCTTCGGCGGTGGTGACGTGGACAGTGTCGCCGTCACGGATATCACCGGCCAGCAGCTTGCGGGCAAGCTGGTCGCCGATGGCCTGCTGAATCAAACGACGCAGCGGACGCGCACCATAGGCTGGGTCATAGCCACGCTCAGCGAGCCAGTGCTTGGCCTGAGAATCAACGTCCAGAAGCAGACGGCGCTGCTCCAGGCGCTGTGCCAGGCTACCCAGCTGGATATCCACGATGCCCTCGATCAGCTCAGTGGACAGCGAATCAAAGAGTACGACGTCATCGAGACGGTTGATGAACTCTGGCTTAAACGCCTGCTTCACAGCCGCCATGACCTGCTCACGGTCACCGCCTGAGCCCAGGTTGGAGGTCAAGATGATTACTGTGTTGCGGAAGTCGACGGTGCGGCCCTGGCCATCGGTCAAGCGGCCATCGTCAAGTACCTGCAACAACACATCGAAGACATCCGAGTGGGCCTTTTCCACCTCGTCAAAGAGCACGAGCGTGTACGGGCGACGGCGCACGGCCTCCGTAAGCTGACCGCCGGCCTCGTGGCCGACGTATCCCGGAGGCGCACCGACCAGACGCGCGACCGAGTGCTTCTCGCCGTACTCCGACATGTCAATACGCACCATCGCGGATTCATCGTCGAAGAGGAACTCGGCGAGTGCCTTCGCCAGCTCCGTCTTACCCACGCCCGTTGGGCCGAGGAAGAGGAAGGAACCGGTTGGGCGGTTCGGGTCAGAAATGCCCGCGCGGGAACGGCGCACCGCATCGGAGACCGCGGTGACAGCCTCGGACTGTCCGACAACGCGGCGGCCCAGGACGTCTTCCATGTTCAGCAGCTTCTCAGTCTCCCCCTCGAGCATCTTGCCGGCCGGAATGCCGGTCCACGCGGAGACAACCTCGGCGATAACATCTGGGGAAACTTCCTCCACCAGCATGGTGTTTTTCTGTTGGTTCGCGTGTTCCTCAGCATCTTCGACCTGCTTCTCCAGCTCCGGGATGCGGCCGTAGCGCAGCTCCGAAGCCAGTTCGTAGTCGCCGTCGCGCTCTGCGATTTCTGCGTCGCGGCGCAGGTTCTCCAGCTGCTCCTTGGCGTGCTGGACATCATCGATGGACTTCTTCTCATTGTTCCAGCGGGCTTGGAGTTCGCCGAGTTTCTCGCGCTCATCGGCAAGCTCTTGCTGCAACTTGGCCAAACGGTCCTGGCTAGCAGCGTCTGATTCCTTCTTCAGCGCCAGCTCCTCAATTTCCATGCGGCGCACAATGCGCTCGAGCTCATCGATCTCCTGCGGCGAAGAGTCAATCTCCATGCGCAGGCGCGAGCCGGCCTCATCGACCAAGTCGATGGCCTTATCCGGCAGGAAGCGGTTGGTGATGTAGCGATTGGACAGCTCAGCGGCAGAAACCAGCGCGGAGTCCATGATGCGGACACCGTGGTGAACCTCGTAACGCTCCTTCAGTCCACGCAGAATACCAATGGTGTCTTCCACCGAAGGCTCAGCGGCATAGACCTGCTGGAAGCGGCGCTCCAGGGCGGCATCCTTTTCGATGTACTTGCGGTACTCATCCAGCGTCGTCGCACCAACCAAGCGCAGCTCACCGCGGGCAAGCATCGGCTTAATCATGTTGCCGGCATCCATAGAACCCTCACCGGTAGCGCCCGCGCCAACAAGCGTGTGCAGCTCATCAATAAAGGTAATGATCTGGCCGTCGGAGCCCTTGATTTCATCAAGAACAGCCTTGAGGCGCTCCTCGAATTCACCGCGGTACTTAGCGCCCGCAATCATGGAACCTAGGTCTAGGGACAAAAGCGTCTTGCCCTTCAGCGACTCTGGCACGTCACCGGCGACAATACGGCGCGCAAGGCCTTCGACGATGGACGTCTTACCCACGCCAGGCTCACCGATGAGCACCGGGTTGTTCTTAGTACGGCGCGACAGCACCTGCACGACGCGGCGGATCTCCTGGTCGCGCCCGATAACCGGGTCAATCTTGCCCTCACGCGCCCGCGCGGTCAGGTCAGTGGAGTACTTCTCTAATGCCTGGAACTGGTCCTCCGGGTTTTCGGTGGTGACCTTCGCTGCACCGCGCACCGAAGGGAACGCGCCCTTAATCGCATCGGCGGTAGCGCCGCGGGAGATAAGCAGCTCTGCCGCGTCAGACTTAGATGCTGCGATAGCGGCCAGCAGGACCTCGGTGGACACAAATTCATCGCCCAGTTCCCCTGCCAACTCCTGCGCATTAGTAAGGACGTTGAGGCCATCGCGGTTAAAGTTCGGATTGGCCATGTTCTGACCCTCCGCCTTTGGATAGCTGTCTACTAACGCACGCGCTTCAGCCAGCACAGTGTCTGGATCCACGCCGGTGGCCTTGAGAACCGGAACTGCGATGCCGTCTTTCTGATCCAAAATCGCCGCCAGCAAGTGCGCCGGGCGAATATCCGGATTGCCATTAGCAGAAGCCTTCGCCAGCGCCTGCTGCAAAGCCTCTTGAGTCTTAGTTGTTGGATTGAATGAATTCATGAGTGCTCCTTTTATCTATTTTCTGCCCCCATCATAGGTGCTTCAGTTGTTCCAACGCAGCACAAGTTGAGTCTATTCCACTCAGGTTAAAAATTTCAAGAGAAAGTTGAGTCGAATTGGATCAAGAAAAGCGCCCAGGGGATTTCCCTGGGCGCTCTCGGTTTAGTCTTCTTGGACTTCTAAGCGTTTTGCCTTCTAGGCGTTGCGGACGCGGCGTGCCCACCAAGTGCCGAAGGCTTGGATGCCTTGCACCACCACTATCAAGATGATGACGGTGATGACAATCGCCACGGTATCGAACTGCTGATAGCCGTAGGAAATGGCAAGGTCGCCCACGCCACCGCCGCCGATGGTGCCAGCCATCGCGGTGGCGGAAATCAGCGTGATAGTGGAGGTAGTCAGCGCCAGAATGATACCGGCTTTGGCCTCCGGGAGCAGGAAGTAGCGGATGGTTTGCCAGGTGGTAGCGCCCATAGATTCAGCGGCTTCAAGGATGCCGGAGTCGACGTCGAGCACGGATTGCTCAATGAGGCGCGCCATAAAGGGTGCGATAAACAAGGTCAGCGGAACCAGCGCGGCGGTGGTTCCGATGGAAGAGCCGACGATAAAGCGCGTGAACGGCAAGATAGCAACCATCAAGATAATGAAAGGCAGCGAACGCACGGTGTTGACCAGGAAATTGGTGATTTCATAGAGCCAACGCACAGGCCGCAGACCGCCGGGGCGGTTGAGCACCAAAATCACGCCGAGGACAACGCCGAAAAGCGTGCCGACGAACAGTGAAACGCCGACCATATACAGTGTTTCGACGGCGGCCTCGCCATATTTTTCAAAGCCGACGCGGGTGTCAAAGATATCTGTTAAATCCATTAGTTCACTTCCTCAACGTCCAGGCCGGGTCGGTGTGCAAGGTTGGCGAGGGCGGATTCGATAGCCGTGGCATCGGCAGCCGAAAGTCCCAACACCACCGTGCCCACTGACTGGCGACGCAACGCGGCGTCCGATGCGTGCAGCAAGGACGCATGTACACCCTGGCGGCCAAAATCGGAGATAAGGTCGCGAGCTGCACCGCCGGTATGCACGGCACGGATAACGCGGTTGAACTTGCCGCTTTTCACCTCCTGCTCAATAGCGAGCGGTAGCTTTTGCGGGACGACCGTCTCTACGAACTGGCGTGTAAGTTCCTGTTGGGGATGAGCAAAGACCTGCGCGACATCGCCGGACTCAATGACCCGGCCGAATTCCATAACCGCGACCTGATCCGCAATGCGTGAAACCACTGACATCTGGTGGGTGATGATCAAAACGGTGATGCCGAGCTCGCTATTGACCTTCATGAGCAAGTCCAGAATCTGATTGGTGGTGATGGGATCCAACGCGGAAGTCGGCTCATCACAGACCAAGATTTGCGGATTGGTCACCAGCGCACGGGCAATACCGACGCGCTGACGCTGGCCACCGGAGAGCTGTTTCGGCGAGTTCTCCGCACGGTCCTCGAGCCCGACCATGGCGAGCACTTCAGCGACGCGCTTTTTCACCTGTGCTTTGGGTGTGCCAGCGAGAATCAGCGGCAGGCCCACGTTGTGTGCGACGGTTTGGCTGCCCAGCAGATTGTAGTGCTGGAAGACCATGGACACATCACGGCGCAGCGCACGCAGCTCGCCGGGTTTGAGCGCTGAAACCTCTTTCCCCAGTACCCGAACAGTGCCGGAGGTCGGCTTTTCTAGGCCGTTGACCGTGCGCAGCAAGGTGGACTTGCCCGCACCAGAAGTGCCGACGACACCGACGATGCTGCCTTCGGGGACCTCCGCGCTGACATCGTCAAGCGCGGTGATGTTGCCAGCCTTGGAGTCAAAGACCTTGGAAACACTGCGGAATGAAACAGCTACCATATTCCTGCTCTAGTTCTGAAGAGACTCTGGAATGAACCAGTAGTTGTCCTCGTTTTGTTCAGCGACAAAGTCCAGGAATTCCTCGGAGCGGTAGGCTTCAGCAACCGCCGCGGCCCACTCCGAATCAACCTGCTCCTCGGTGGTCACTGCCTGAAGGATGAGATCCTCAGTCAGATCCTCTTCTTCCAGAGCGAGCGCTGGGTCAACCTGAGAGGAGTATGCGATCGAGCCTGGGATAACACCCCAGTCCAGGTCACCGAGCGCGCGCGGGATGGTCGCGGAATCCATTGGCTGGATGTCCAGGTTGTGTGGATTGTCCTCAATATCGGATGGGGTCAACAGGTTCTGGTCAGCGTCATCGTTGACGGTAATCCAGCCGAGCTTGATCAGGAGGCGGAACGCGCGAGTCTGGTTGGAGCCATCGGCAGGAATGCCTACGGTCTGGCCATCAGCGACATCATCCAAGGAGGTCAAGTCATTGGAGTAGATCTTGGTGGCCACGGTTGGGATATCGGTGATGTTATCTAGGGTGGAACCGGTCTCATCATTGAAAACGTTCATATACGCAGTGTGCTGGTCAACGTTGAGGTCAACCGCACCCTCAGACAGTGCAACATCGGCCTGGCGCAGGTCGGTGAATTCGGTGTAATCAATCTCGTAGCCCTGTTCCGTCAAAATCGGGTCAATGCCATCGCGGAAGAGCTCGGAATAAGGACCAGGCGAGGTGCCAACGCGAATCTGCGTAGTCTCACCATCAGCGGCGGTTTCACTGTCGGAACCGCATGCTGCGAGGGTAAATGCCACGGAGCCAGCTGCAAGGACAGCGGCAAGCTTCTTATAAGGGGTAAAAGTCATAGTAGAAAACCTCAAGTATCGAGAAATAGGTAGGGAGAAAACCGTCCTGCCTTTGGATTCAACACCAAAAAAGACTGTTTATTCCATTTAATATAGACCACTCGGTACATTTGTGCTAAATCTTACCCCCGCACGGGAACAAAAAGCACCCAGGCTGGTGTGCCTGAGTGCTTGAGTTGAAAGTGCTAGAAGCTAGCTTTTGGGGGCTTTCTCCCCGCCGTGCCCGATACCTTGGGCGAAAATCGTACCGCGCGGCGGCATCCACCCGCCGAACTTCGCTAGGAGGTAGATGCCAACGGCAAGCAGTACCGAGAGCCAACCCAGCCCAGCGGTCATACCGTAGACCACCGCGATTGGTGCAATAACGGTCATACCGATTTCAAATGGACCAAAGCCAACGTATGCCATGCCGTATTCGGACAGCGTGCCAGACTTGAGCTTCGGGTCCACAATCTTCAGCAGCGCAATACCGGTGGAGACGGCAGCGGTTGCCCAGCCCCAGCCGAACAGTGCGCGCTCAAACCAGTTCTCACCGAAGAATTCGGCTGGAAACCACAGTAGGAAGAACGCACAGAAAATGGTGCCGAGCACGAACATAATGGATAGCGGTACCCAGTAGCTCGCGATAGCAGCTGGTGCAATCGCGGCGATACCAAAGGCAATCAGGTAATCCGTTGCAGCACCGGAGACAGAGGAAGTGGTCTCGCGGTCCAGGTAGTCCTTCGCGCCGATGGCATTCATAATCGCGCGGAATACTAAGCCCAGGACGATCGACATCGCGAACAGCGGGATTGATACTTGCTCCCAGATGCTGGAAATCAAGTTATTGAGACCATAAGCAGCAACGACGGTCAACACGATAAAGCCCAAGTGCAGGGCCAATGGCTCAATTGCCGAAGGGTTGGTGGTCGCACGGCCCACGGAAGGACGGTCTTCAACCTTGGAAATGTAGCCCTTACGCAGATCCTCAGGCAGGCCTTCAGAAGGAACTTCTGCAACCTTGCCGCGGCGAATTGCCCAGTTTGCGGCGATGATACCGCCGACAATAGCAGCCAAAGTACCCACGGTAGCTGAGGTAAAGCCTAAGGAAGCAGCATCGGAAGCCCCGATGTCTTCCAGCGCGCCGCCCACGGCGGCAGCAGTACCGAAACCACCGGTAAAGCCAACTGGCAGCATCATGCCGAACCAGTCTGGCGTATCAAAGACAGGGCGGAAGAAGTACAGACCGAGGAGAATAAACAAGCCCCATTGACCTAAGAACATGACCGTGGAATACGCCCACATATTCCGCGCACCCTTGCGCATGTTTCCGCCAACATCCATGGAATATGCCATGGATGCAAACACGATTGCGATGAGGATGGTGGTGTAATCCCCCATCGAATCTGAGAAGTTCAAAATGCCCAGTGCGTTTGGGCCGAGCAGAAGTC
This region of Corynebacterium casei LMG S-19264 genomic DNA includes:
- a CDS encoding MetQ/NlpA family ABC transporter substrate-binding protein — encoded protein: MTFTPYKKLAAVLAAGSVAFTLAACGSDSETAADGETTQIRVGTSPGPYSELFRDGIDPILTEQGYEIDYTEFTDLRQADVALSEGAVDLNVDQHTAYMNVFNDETGSTLDNITDIPTVATKIYSNDLTSLDDVADGQTVGIPADGSNQTRAFRLLIKLGWITVNDDADQNLLTPSDIEDNPHNLDIQPMDSATIPRALGDLDWGVIPGSIAYSSQVDPALALEEEDLTEDLILQAVTTEEQVDSEWAAAVAEAYRSEEFLDFVAEQNEDNYWFIPESLQN
- a CDS encoding sodium/glutamate symporter is translated as MVDVGLISILLVIGNVLRHRIKFVFQDLLLPAPVTAGLLGLLLGPNALGILNFSDSMGDYTTILIAIVFASMAYSMDVGGNMRKGARNMWAYSTVMFLGQWGLFILLGLYFFRPVFDTPDWFGMMLPVGFTGGFGTAAAVGGALEDIGASDAASLGFTSATVGTLAAIVGGIIAANWAIRRGKVAEVPSEGLPEDLRKGYISKVEDRPSVGRATTNPSAIEPLALHLGFIVLTVVAAYGLNNLISSIWEQVSIPLFAMSIVLGLVFRAIMNAIGAKDYLDRETTSSVSGAATDYLIAFGIAAIAPAAIASYWVPLSIMFVLGTIFCAFFLLWFPAEFFGENWFERALFGWGWATAAVSTGIALLKIVDPKLKSGTLSEYGMAYVGFGPFEIGMTVIAPIAVVYGMTAGLGWLSVLLAVGIYLLAKFGGWMPPRGTIFAQGIGHGGEKAPKS